The DNA sequence GCAAGAATAAAAAGGAGTAACTAATGGCAAGAATAAAAAGATGTGAAGTGTGTGCGAGCAAGCTAGACAAAGATAGTAACTGCACTTGGGAGGGTTGCCCAAAATGCCCTAAGTATAAAGCAGAGGTAAAAGATGAAGTTAAACCAAAAGCAAAAACTACAAATTCTTAAAAACGTAGCTATCGAGCTTCCACTTGAGATAGTGCATTTTATCGTAGTGCCTATCGCTCTGCTAGCCTGTGATGAAAAAAGTGAGAATTTGCCTAAATGGGCGGCGTGGTTTGATGAGAACGACTACGGCATAAACGGAGACGACGGCTGGAAAAACGAGCATTTCCCGAACGGCAAGAACAGAACCTATTGGGCGAGGCTTTGTTGGCTCTACCGTAATAGGATAGGAAACTTTAGTGCGAAGTATCTGGGTGTCAAAGTTGAAGATATAGATGCAAGCAGTGTTAAGAGCATAGGTGATACTCTAGCTACAGAAAACAAAGGTAGAGAAAGCACTCAATGCCTAGTGACTTGCAAGATGAAAGATGGACGTGAGCGCTTTGGTTATTACCGTGAGATCAGATACGGCAAATCAAAATGGTACTGCCGTATCTATCTAGGATGGAAGCTTATGGATATATGTGGGATGAATGAAGAGAACAAAAGCACATATCTTGAAGCAGATGATAAGAAAGTGCTTAAAAGTGTTTGGTGCGTAAATCCATTTAAAAAAGTAAATCAAAAAGGAGAATAAAAATGGCAGCAAAATTTGGTGTAAACGTAACCGTATCAGCTGAGGCAGCAAGACCAATAGCAGTAGAAAGTACTACACCTATTGGTATAGCAGGGTATGAAGAGGTGCTAGAAAATGGCCTACATTTTTATATGACAACAGCAAAGGCACTTGAAGCTCTTGAAGCAAAATACAAAGCTAAAAAGGATGCGAGCCAAGCTTTTAAAAAAGGCTCTATTTATAGGGCTTTAAAAGGTATTGAAGATCAGGCCGTAAATACTCAAATAATTTTAAGTGTATTTACAAAAGATGACGATGAGGACACAAACGATGAGATCACGGAGTGCAAAAGTGCCGTCACAGCGTTTGCTAAAGCAAAATCACGCTTTGGTTATAGCCCAAATTTAATAATCGCACCTGGCTTTAGCCATGAAGATGCTATCAAGGGTGAGATAGAAAAGATGGCAACCAGACTAAAAGCAACCGGCATTGTAGATCTAAAAGCGGATGACGCAGCAGCAGCCATTGTTAAAATGGGTGATTTTGGTACAAATAGGCTAGTTGCCGCTTATCCAAATGTCAAGGTTTGGGATGATGAAACGAATGCTTATGTCTATGAGGGGCAAAGTGCGAGAATAGCCGGCATGATAGCTCACACAGATGGAGCAAGCGAGTTTGGATATTCAGATAGCTACTCAAATAGGGTTATGATAGGAGTTTCTGGCACGCAAATAGACGTGGATTTTGAGTTGGGTGAGACTTGTACAGCTGATGAGCTAAGGGCAGCAAAAATTTCTACCATCATTAGAGAAAGTGGCTTTAGGGCTTGGGGTGGCGAAACGAGTGACCAAGATACTATTTGGCAAGATCTAGCACGTGTTAGGATATTTGACCGAATATCACAAGCTTGCCAAAAGGGAGTGCTGTTTGCGATCGATAGAAAAGCTAGTGAGCTTTATCATGCAAAAAGATCAGTTAGCGAGCTCCTTCGTCAGCTAGTTGGAGCAAAGGTACTTCTTGGATATGAGCTTAGCTGGAGTGCAAAAAACACCGACGCAACTATCACGGCTGGTAAATTTTACCTTGATGTCAGAATGCAAAACAATCCAATCGTTAAGCAGCTTACACTTGATTTTATCTACGTGGATAAATACGGTAGCGTTTTGATGGATGAGTTAAACAAATAAAGGAGATAAACAATGAAAAGACAAATTCCTCAAGTAATCCAAGAAGGTAACGTTTATATAGATGGCATCGGCTATCTTGGTGTAACAAAAAAGCTTAAGCTTCCCACAATAGAGTTTGAAATGATAGAGAGCAAAGGAGCTCTTAGCACAAATTACACAACTGGCATGCTAAAGGCAACAGAGGTTGAATTTACAGTTAGTGTGTTAGACAAAAACATGTGGGTAAATTTAGGACTAAACAGCTTTACCAACCGCATTCCGTGGCTTTTTAAAGCTAGCATTTTCCAAAGCGGCAAAAGCAAAACTGTGCCTTTCAGCGCAGCCTTCACTGGAGATATTGCCAGTTATGAAGTATCTGAGTTTGAAAGCGGAAAAGAGTTAGAAGTTACTATTAAGCTATCAGCTCATTTTGTGGACATCAACGTGGATGGTGTGCCGATGGTGCTAAAAGATAGTGAAAATATGATATGCGTTATAGGCGGAGTTGATTATATGGCAGGGGTTCGCTCAAATTTAGGAGAGTGATTTTTTATACTAAGCCTGCTTGTTTTACTTTGATATGTAGTCAAGCAGGCAAAAACAACAAAAGGATACAAGAATGAAAGAGATAAAGATAAAAGATGAAATTTGGCAAATGCACGCACCAAAAGTAAGAACCATTAAGATGGCGGATGAAAATGGTGGTAGCGATATGGCAAAGACTATCTATATGATAGCTGCACTTTGCAATAAGACACAAGAAGAAGTTGAAAATTTGGAGTTTAAAGAATTTATGTCTTTACAAAAGGCGTTAAATGATTTTTTAGATGTAAGGGCGGAGTAAATAACGAAAATATCGCCCTTATAGCTCATGTTTTAGGCTATGGATATAACGAGATAATAAATCTTAGTTTGAGTGATTTTAGTGAGTTTTTAGAAATTTCAGTAAAGATCTTAAAGGCTAAGAGCGAGTTATAACTTCTTTGGTTTTACCTAATGCTAAGCCAGCGGTGCCAATAAGGCTGCCAAGTATCCCTAAGCCAAAAACTAAGGCAATAAACGTTTCAAAAAAGCCACTTGGTGAAACGAAGAAGAATAAAACGATAAAAATAGGAATGATTAAAGCCATTTTAAATCCTTTTTAAAAGGGATTATATCGTATTTTAAAGGAAAGATATGGATAACGCACAAGTTGGTATTAGTATTGGTCTAGCAGTAAAAGGGCTAAGTAAAATATCAGAGCTAAAAAAAGGGTTTGATGGTTTAAAAGGTAAGATAGCAGAAGCAAAAAAAGCCATAACATCTTTAGACAACACTAGATTGTCAAATCTATCTAGCCAAATAAGAGAGAGCCAAAAAGCACTTTTGGGCGAGCTTACGACAAATTTTAGCAATCTTACAAACTCGGTAGCCATAGGAGTGCCAATAAAACTTGCCATTGATGATGAGGCGGCTTTTGCGAATGTAAAAAAATATGTTGATGATAGCGATGAAAACCTAGCTAAGCTAAAAAATGAGATGAGAGGGCTAAGCTCACAGCTTGGAGAGAGCTTTAGTAATATAGCTGACATTGCAGCTGGCGGCGGTAAGATAAATTTAGCTGGTGAGGAGCTAGTAACTTACACAAAGATGCTTGCAACCGGCTCAGTTGCATTTGAGATGAGCTCTGAAGCCTTATCAAAGGCGGCCAATAATATGAAAGTTGGCTTTAAGATGAACGATATAAAGGAGCTTAATAGCTTTTTTGATAGCGTAAACTTGCTCGACAATAAGGTTACTAATGCAAATGCTTCTGATATATTTGAGGCTACTTCGCTAACAGCTGCAAATGCTAGCTTGATAGGTCTAGATAGTAAAAGTGCTAGTGCTATAAGTGCTACAATGCTAAGCACTGGCAAAGCTAGCTCTGTTGTAGGCACTAGCTTAAATGCTCTTTACTCCACACTCTCAATGGCCGACAAAAAGGGTAAAAATTTTCAAGAAGCGCTAGCAAGCATAGGCATGGATGCAACATATCTAAAAACAGCCCTACAAAAAGATGCTGCTGGAGCTATAACTACGTTTTTAGAAGCGATCTCTAGAGCCGATAAAGATAAACAAGCAGGGCTACTTTATGATCTAGTTGGTGGAAATTTTAACGATGAGATAGCAGGGCTTGTAACAAATATCGATGCTCTTAAAGCAAATATCAAAATGGCACACTCGGATGAAGCCACAGGATCTATGCAGCGTGAGCTACAAACAAAGCTAAACACTACAAAAAGTGGTATCGAAAGGGTTACGCAAGCATGGAGAAATCTAGGTTCAAGCCTTGGAGAAACCTTTTTACCACTTACAAATTTATTAGCTTCTATCTTAAGTAAGGTAGCTGGAGTGTTAAGCTCGCTAAATGAAAAATTCCCAAGACTAAGTGCCATAGTTGTTAGCGCTGCAGCTGGCTTTATGATCTTTAAACCGGTGTTGCTTCTTAGCAAGATAGCACTTTTAAGTGTAGCAGATGGATTTTTGGGCGTTATAAGAGTAGTGAAATTTTTAAATCCTATGCTCTTAATAGCAAAACTCAGATGGTTGGCTCATGCTGTGAGTATATCAAGTGCCACGCTAGCTGCCAAAGCTCATGCATTTAGCATTTGGCTAGTTGGTGCAAGACTAAGAGCAACTCTAGCTATCACTACTGCTTATAGCGCTGCTTCAAAGGCCTTTGGTGTAGCGTGTGGTGTTATGCGTAGCGGATTAATGGCGGTAACTCTAGCTACAAAGGCTATGAAATTTGCTCTTATTAGCACAGGCATTGGTGCCATAGTGGTAGCTCTTGGCACAGCAGCGGCCTATCTTATGGAAAATTGGGACGAGGTAAAGGCATTTTTTGAGAGAATTTGGGAAAACGTCAAGCCATATTGGGAGAGCACGACAAAGTTTTTTAGTGATCTTTGGCAAGGAGTGAGCGACTTTTTAAGCGCTATTTTTGAGCCAGTTATCAAGATATGGGATGAGCTCTTTGGTGGTTTTTTTGACTGGATAGCTGAGAAATTTGGCTGGATAAATGATATGGTCGGTGAGGCCATTAAGGGGCTAAGTAGTGCTTGGAGCAAGACAAAAGAATTCTTTGGCTTTGGAGACGATGAGCAAGCAAGCAGTGAGCTAAAGCCAAAAGATGATAGCGGTGGCTTTTTTAACTCTATCTTTGGCTCAGATAGTGACACTAACGCAAAAGAGGCTCCAGCTTTAGTAGCAGCTAGCCCAGGTGGTGGCGCCATCAACATTAGCTTTAATGGTGATTTTTTACTTAACTCAGATAATGGCAAATTTGACCTAGAGAGCTTTAAGGCTCAAATAGTAAAAGGCGTCAAAGAGGCGCTTAAAAGAGATGAATTTAACAGCGCCAACACCGAAATAAGAGAGCAGAGGTAGCGATATGGTATTAAATTTGGGCGGATTTAAATTTAACTGGAAGCAAGTAGGCGGCATATCGCTCGAGACCGAGTTTGGCATAAGTTCGCAGGATCGTATCCAAAATCACCCCGTTTTATTTGCGGCAAATTTAGGAAACCAAACCGTGAGCATAGAGGGCCAGACTATGCCCTATAACGGCGACAAACAAACGGCACTTAAAAGACTTTACGATATAGCTTACTCAAGGCAAAGTTATCCGCTAACCAACGGAAACGGCAAATATTTCGGCAGGTTCGCGGTTATTAAAATCAGCGAAAAACAAGCCGTATTTACCCCAAACGGAGCGTTTTTTACACAGAGCTTTAGTTTGGAGCTTAGGAGAGATTATGACTAAAATTTACATAGCTAAAGACGGTGATAGGCTTGATACTATCGTCTATAACCATTACGGGCATCTAAGATTTTTCGAGCAAGTATTAGCTCTAAATCCAAAACTAGCCACTACACTTAAAGCTGGCGACAAGGTATTTTTGCCCGAGATAAAAGAGAAAGCCAAGGAGCAAAATAAGCTATGGTAAAGCATCCAAATTTCAAGCTCGAAGCAAACGGTAAAGATATTACGGAGATCATCAAAGCAAATCTCATCAGTCTAAATTTCGACGATAAGGAAGGTAGCAAAAGCGACGAGATAAGCTTTAGTGTTAGCGGCATATATGCCAAGCCCGTATTCGGCGATAGCTTAAAGCTTTGGCTCGGGTATGGGGACGATCTTTATCTTTGCGGCTCGTTTAGCGTGCAAACGGCTAGTAGAGACTATAAAAATTATACCACCGAAGTAAGAGCGACGGCAGTAAATTTCGCTAGCCCTCAAAAAATCAAAAAGCGCAGAAGCTGGGAGAACACTACCGTATTTGAAATAGCAAAGAAAATAGCCGGCGAAAATAAGCTTGCCGTAAAAACGTCCGGGCAGGATCAAAACATCACCTCCGTCTTGCAAAATGATGCGGGAGATCTAGATTTCTTGTATGGGCTTTGCTTTGATTACGGCTTTATCATGGCCGTAAAAAACGCTACTATCGTCATAGCCGCGAAAGATGCAAAGGGAGATGAAACACAAACGTCAAATACCCCTAAAAACGAAAGCCTACCCACTTTTACTCTAAATTTAGCCGAGCTTTACTCGTTAGAGATTACGGAGGCAAACAGAAACTCTTACGGAGCGGTCATAGTAGAATGGCAAGACATAGAAGCTGGTAAAACCAAAAGTATCAAGGTAGGTAGCGGAGAGCAAACATATAAAATGCAAATAGCCCAACCAAAGAGCGACAATGAAGCCTTTAAAATGGGCGAAGCAAAGCTAAACGAATTGCAGCGCGGCGGCATAAACGGCAGGTGCTCTTTGGCCGGCGCAAATATAGTAGCGGGCGGAAAGCTTAAATTTAGCGGTATAGCGGGGCTAGAAGCAAACGAATTTAGTATCAAAAGCGTAAGCCATAGATTGAGTACGGATAATTACGAAATAGAGATTGAATTTGAGGGGTAAAAAATCTCATTTTTTACATTAAGGTTAAAAATGAGAAATTTTTTTACGAAAAAAGTGAGACGGGTTAAATAATATAGAAATTAAGATATTTTTTATATTTATTCAAAACTAGCCCTTAACTTTTCTTCTAAAAATTTTGCAAATTTATTAAATTCTGGCAACGCAAGCTCGCTTTTTCTTTTTGGATTAGCCCAAACGCTATCTGGAAAAAATGCGTCACTACTAAATCTAGCAATAACATGAATATGCACGCGTGGCACGTAGTTTCCAAAGCTTGCAATATTTATTTTGGTTGGTTTATAAAACTCAAGCATCGCCTTTTCAGCTACTAGTATCGCCTCAAAAAGCCTTGCCCTACTCGCTTCATCGCAATCGCTTAGCTCACGAAATGGCTTAATGGTAAAAATTTTTATCCATGGAAGTTCATTGTCCTCACGCTCGATTTTTATAAATTTATCTTCATAGATCATATTTGTTCCTATTTTTATACAAAATTTCTCTCTCGCAAAAGCGTATAAAGTTTGATAGTCGAGATAAAAAATGTAACGATCGCAGGTCCAAGGATCACACCCCAAAACCCAAATGTCGTGATACCTGCAAGCATCGCAAAGAATATAAGAAGCTCATTTATCTTTGTTGGTATTTTAACCAGCTTCGAGTTTATAAATTTAATAACAAGTGGCTTTAAAAGCGTATCAGCTGCAAACGAGATCACTACGATCGTGTAAATTGCGATAGTTATCGCTGCTGCTGTGTTGCCATTTGCAAACTCATAAATGCTAATAGGCGCCCACGCCAAAATACCGCCAACAACTGGAATAAGTGAAGCAAAGCTAAAAAAGATACCAGTTAGCACGCCGTCATAGCCGTAAAAGCTTGTGACAATAGCAAATAAAAAGCCTTGGATTATCATATTTGCGATGGTTGAGTAAAAAACGACACTCATCACGTTGCCAACTTCGCTTAAAATAGACTCTGTGTCATCTTGTTTTAGCGGAAGTGCATATTTTAGATAGCTGATTAGTTCATTGCCGTAAAGATTGCAAAAGAAGAAAAAGACCAAAATAATAATCATATCAACGCCAAATTTAAGGCTTAACTTACCTAGACTTGCAAGGTTTGTCGCAAGTTGAGAAAAAAGCATTTTAATATCAAGTCCGCCGATAAATTCTTTTATCTTTGGCTCTAAAAAATTTATCGACTCAGGCATCCTAAAATCATAATTTTTAATAAATTCGATAGTCTTTGTGACATTGTTTATATCAAAGCCAGCTGCGTATTTTGCGATCTCAACCACCGCATAAAGAAGTGGGGCGATAAATAAGCAAAGAAGCACAGACGTTGTAAGTGCCGATGAAAGCGTCTTGCGGTTTTTAGTGAGCGATAAAAATGCGATTTGGACATTTGAAACCGCGACAGCAAGCAGTGCAGCGATAAAAATATCAAGCAGATATGGTTTAAAAAGATAGACCACCAAAGCCAAAGCACAAAATACAAAAATTCCAAAAAATAGTCTATTGTTCATCTTGCTCCCTTAAAATGGGGTAATTATAGCAAATTTATCAAAGCTGCTCATTTGCTTCCCAAATTTGCTCAATCTCTTTGCCATCAAGCTTGCAAAGCTAGCAAGTACGGCTAGGCTTTTGGCATTTTTAGCATGCTACTGGCGCTTAGTAAATTTAGATAAATTTATAGTTTTACGCAAAATTTCTAGCTCAAAAGCTCCTACAAATTTAGACTTTTACGTGCACTGAAAATTTGTCCCGACGATCTCGCATTCATCACATATTTGAACATATATAGTTCCCTCGCCATCTACTAGACTTCCAAGAGGAATTTGTGCTAGATATTTCATGCTTTTGCTACATTTTGGACATTTTAAATGCTCAGCATCTTGCTCCCACTGCGGATATCCACCAAGCAAAATTTCGCTATCTATCATATATGAGTAGTGAGCGCAAACCTCGCTAGCCAGCTCGAAATTTTGCCCATCGAGCGTTGCCACAGCATCTCTTAAATAATCTTCGCTATCACCCTCGCCTACTACCTCTGTTTGCACGCTATTGCCGTCATTTTGGCAAAAATACTGCACAAGGCCAACGCATGTTGGGCAAAATTTAAGCACAGCATCGTTTTTAAGCTCTAGCCCAAGTCGCTTTAGACTCTCTTTTTTGATGATAAATTCCAGCATCTCGCCGCTACAAAATTTACATTTTTCATCACTCAGTGCTTTAAATTTAACGCTTGCGTCTGCGTTTTGGCTTGGCCCACATGTAAAACACCTATCAAAAACTAGGCTTTTTCTCTTACCACTCTCGTCAAAGCTCCAGCCAGCAACCTGAGCGTATGCGTCAGTATCAACATGAAGCTTTGCTTTCCAAGGCTTTGGCGCATTATAGAGCTTAAAAAATAGCTCCCTTACCACCTCATCGCCCTGCCAGGCAAGTGCGCAAAGGATGTGATTGATTTTTACCATATTTTCAGCGTCATTTAGACTATTTATGAGCTCATCTCTTACATCACTTGGGGCGTTTTTGTAAATTTCAAACGGGTAGTATTCACACTCTTTGGTCACTTCTCTTATTATCTGCTCGTCGCAAATTCCGTGTAGGTAGAAAATATAGACAAGATCGCTATAAATTTCATCATATTTGCCTATATCGTCTGTGTGAGCTAGGACATTTTTTAGCTTTTGCTTAATCTCAGCCTCGCTTAAGCCTTGATAAAACTCCATCTTCTCTTTTTGCCTGCAATCATAGCAGATCCCATCAAAGTAAATCGTCCTTTGCTCGCACCTAGGACAAAGATGTGGCTCACCCATTTTTGCTCCAAATTTAATTTTGCTACTCAAAAAGCCCTTTTTCGATGTCGATCTTGACGTTAAAGGTCTCAAAGCACTTCGCACTCGCGATTCTACCCTTTGCGGTGCGCTCGATAAAGCCATTTGCAAGCAGATATGGCTCGATGACGTCCTCAACCGTGCCCTCATCCTCGCTAAGTGCCGCTGCGATCGTGCTAAGCCCCATAGGACGGCGCCTTGCTTGCATCAAAATTTCTAAATACCTAATATCCATCTCGTCAAATCCAAGCGAATTTACACCAAGTGCGTTAAGCCCTTCTTTTGCACGCTCGTGGCTGATGATTTGCTCGTCATTTACCTCGGCAAAGTCGCGAATTCGCTTTAATAGTCTAAGAGCGATCCTTGGCGTGGCACGTGAGCGTTTGGCAATCTCAAGCGAGGCGTTTTTGTCGCACTCTTTGCCAAGCTTAGCTGAGGCGATCTGTACGATACGGCTTAGCTCACTACTTGTGTAAAACTGCAGCCTAAAGTCCATTCCAAAGCGATCTCTAAGTGGCGCTGAGATCATACCAGCACGCGTCGTTGCGCCAATAAGCGTAAATTTTGGTAGGTCTATCTTGATAGTCTGAGCCGCAGGCCCTGAGCCTATGATGATGTCAAGCCTAAAGTCCTCCATAGCAGGGTAAAGCACCTCTTCGATAGCTGGGCTTAGGCGGTGTATCTCGTCGATAAAAAGCACGTCGCCCTCTTGTAAATTTGTAAGGATCGCCGCAAGATCACCACTCTTTTCTATCATCGGCGCTGCGGTCATTTTGATACTTACGCCCATTTCATTTGCGATGATGTGAGCAAGTGTCGTTTTACCAAGTCCTGGAGGGCCGTAAAATAGCACGTGATCTAGACACTCATTTCTCTTTTTGGCGGCTTTTATAAAGACATCTAAATTTTGCTTTATCTTTTCTTGGCCGATGTAGTCTTCAAATTTTGTCGGTCTAAGCGAGACTTCAAAGTCATTTTCAAAGCTTACTTTTTCGATTTCAACGATTCTATCCAAAGTTTTTCCTTCTAAATTTAAGGCTTCATTTTACGCTTTTATGCTTAATTTAAGCTCGTTTAAATTTATAATAAAAGGTGCTGCCCTCGCCATAGACGCTATCAACGCCGTATGTAATGCCATGTTTTTGGCAAATTTCACTGACGATATTTAGCCCAAGACCAAAGCCACCTTGGATTTCATCCTCTCTTACATAACGTTTCCAGACCTTTTTGACGTCCTTTATCCCCTTGCCAAAGTCTTGCACGCTAAGCTTTATGCGCTCATTCTCAAAGCTTAAATTTATTAGTATCTCGCTCTCTTTTTGACTGTATTTTATAGCGTTTGTGATGGTGTTGTCGATGATACGCTGAGCTTCGACCTTGCTTAGCATAGTAAATGCATCGCTTGCTAAATTTGTCTTTATCTCGATGCTCTTGACATCAGCCACGCTTGAGAGAAATTTCACTCGCTCTTTAACATACTCGCCTATATTTAGCCTCTCAAGTGGAAATTTGATGTAGCCTCGCTTTATGAAGTACTCGACATCTTCGTAGGTTATCTGCATCTGTTTTAGGGCATTTTTGATGCGGGTTATATACTTGTTTTCAAGTCCAAGCATCTCAAGGTTCATACCAGCTACGCCAAGTGGGGTCTTTAGCTCGTGCATGGCGTCGTTAAAAAAGTTGTTCATATACTTTTGAAACTCTTTATAGGGCTTAACGCTGCTTAGATATAAAAAATATACGATAAAAAGCACTGCCACAAGGATGACAAGCAGCATGATGGCCGTTAAAAAGATGTTCTTTTTATTATCAAGCTCCTTTTCTACGACGATGTAGTAAGGGGTCTTATCTTTTATAAAAAAGCTCTTGTAAAATAGATATCCGTCCTCTTCAAGTGTTACAAATTTAAAGCTACTTGGCTGTTTTGTGAGAGTTGAGATAATTGGTTTAAAATTTACATCGTAGATTGCAAATTTATATTTTAAAGAAATAGCTATGTTTTCGTTTTTTAGAAATGAATTTTTGATGATATTTTCATGTTTCATAGCACCAAAAAGAGCTTTGGAAGTGCTGTTTTTTTGGCTTAAATTTAGGATCACAAAGCTTTGAAAACAAAATAGCGACATTATCACAAATGTCGCTATGATCTGAATCTTAAAGCTCTTGTGCATCTATTTTATAGCCTATGCGCCTCTTTGAGATGATAAAGTCGTTTGTCGTTTTGTTTCTTATCTTTAAAACGTGCATTCTTATATCAGCGCCCTCTATATCTTTATCGTTCCAGACAAGATCTCTGAGCTCTTCCATACTGACGTAAGAATTTAGGTGAGTCACCAAGCACTCGACCAAAGCGACCTCTTTTGCACTAAGATCAACCATTTTGCCGTTTTTATATAGCACTCGCTTATTTAGATTAAAGCTAAACTCTTCATTTATCTTGACTATGTTTTTATCGTCAGTGCCGTAGTACTTTCGCATAAGCTCAGCTACTCTAAATTTAAGCTCAGCAAGCTCAAATGGCTTTTTTAGGTATTCATTACAGCCAAGCTCGTAGCCAATCGCCATATCACCTATATCAACTAAAGATGTTGTTATCATGATAGGGGCACTTGGATTTAGACTTCTTATATACTTGATAACCTCATGACCGTTTACACCAGGTACTTTTATATCAAGTATAAAAAGATGATAGAAATTTTTCTCTATCAGATCACAAGCTTCTTGTCCATCACTTACCGCACAAACCTCATAACCTAGCGTCTGCAAAAACTCGCAGACGCTCTCTTGAAACCCTAAGTCATCTTCTAAAAGCAAAATCTTCAAAACGCTCTCCTAAAAAACAAACTTTAATAAGAATTGTATCTATTTTAATACTTAATAGGTAAATTCCAAATTAAAATTCTTTTTTAAGTATTAAATAAAAATTTGACCTGCGTAAACTATGTAACATCTTAGTAAAAAGACACCGCAGATAACAAAAATAGCGTTTAATACAGCAATTTCACGTTTGAAATCATGCGCTTTTAAAACGCTTAAGTCTAGAATGATAGGCAACGCCATACCAAAACCAATAACACCTATATAGAACATCAAGCCAAGAGAATTTGCACTTAGTGCGTTTGCTACTGTGTTTGCGCCGCTTGCACTTGCATTTGAAACAAGCACGAAAAGTGCAACTATAAGTAAAAACTCAACTATAATCGCAAAAAAGTCAAATTTTAATAGATAGTGCGCGGCATCATTATGCTTTTTCTCCTTATCTTTTAGCACGCCGATTAATAGTGTAAATGCACCAGCACAGCTTAAGCCAGACACTAAGAATAATACTGGTAGAACTGGTGTGTTCCAAAGTGCTATCTTATGAGCTGCGCTTAGCAAGAAGCCTGTATATGCACCAACACCAATGCCTAGGATGAAAAGCAAAATTCCTATTGGTCCTGAAAGCTTCTCGGCCAAATTTGCAACTAAGTCACAAATAGAAATTTTAAGTGACGCTATCTCATTTTTAAATGCACCAACTGCATACACAACGCTTAGCGGAGTATAAACTAGAAGCAGAGCAACACCTATTGACATAACTGAGTCGAAGTTGTAAAGCAACAAGATCCAGTAAAAGCTTAGCGGCTTACCAAGATCAACTACCAAAAGCGCAAGACCAAAAATGATCGCTACTGGAGCGATAAGAGCGGCTGCTTTGAAGTAATAGTTATCTTTGCCGTATTTGCCAGCTAAAAGCACTGCAACGATGCTAGCACCAGCACTAAGTCCTGCTAAAAATAGATAAAATGCTATTGGCCAGCCCCAGTAAATTTCAGTGTACTGAGCTAGACTTCCTGACATGCTATTCATTGTGTGCTCCTTTTGTATTTGCGATCATTGCAAGTAGAGGTTTTGTTTTTAGTTCCTCTTTTGGCAAGTAGTATTTTGACTCTTTTAGTAGTTTTGATACTTTGGAGTTCTCGTCATTGATATCGCCAAAAGTTAGTGCATTTGTAGGGCATACACTAACACATGCTGGCTCTTTACCCTCTTCTAGCCTGCTCTCATAGCAGAATGTACACTTTCCTATCTCACCATTTGGCAAGACGTAGCGAGCGTCGTATGGACAGGCTAGGATGCAGTATTTGCAACTAACGCAAATTCTATGATC is a window from the Campylobacter concisus genome containing:
- the ruvB gene encoding Holliday junction branch migration DNA helicase RuvB, which produces MDRIVEIEKVSFENDFEVSLRPTKFEDYIGQEKIKQNLDVFIKAAKKRNECLDHVLFYGPPGLGKTTLAHIIANEMGVSIKMTAAPMIEKSGDLAAILTNLQEGDVLFIDEIHRLSPAIEEVLYPAMEDFRLDIIIGSGPAAQTIKIDLPKFTLIGATTRAGMISAPLRDRFGMDFRLQFYTSSELSRIVQIASAKLGKECDKNASLEIAKRSRATPRIALRLLKRIRDFAEVNDEQIISHERAKEGLNALGVNSLGFDEMDIRYLEILMQARRRPMGLSTIAAALSEDEGTVEDVIEPYLLANGFIERTAKGRIASAKCFETFNVKIDIEKGLFE
- a CDS encoding cytochrome C; its protein translation is MSSKIKFGAKMGEPHLCPRCEQRTIYFDGICYDCRQKEKMEFYQGLSEAEIKQKLKNVLAHTDDIGKYDEIYSDLVYIFYLHGICDEQIIREVTKECEYYPFEIYKNAPSDVRDELINSLNDAENMVKINHILCALAWQGDEVVRELFFKLYNAPKPWKAKLHVDTDAYAQVAGWSFDESGKRKSLVFDRCFTCGPSQNADASVKFKALSDEKCKFCSGEMLEFIIKKESLKRLGLELKNDAVLKFCPTCVGLVQYFCQNDGNSVQTEVVGEGDSEDYLRDAVATLDGQNFELASEVCAHYSYMIDSEILLGGYPQWEQDAEHLKCPKCSKSMKYLAQIPLGSLVDGEGTIYVQICDECEIVGTNFQCT
- a CDS encoding response regulator transcription factor, producing MKILLLEDDLGFQESVCEFLQTLGYEVCAVSDGQEACDLIEKNFYHLFILDIKVPGVNGHEVIKYIRSLNPSAPIMITTSLVDIGDMAIGYELGCNEYLKKPFELAELKFRVAELMRKYYGTDDKNIVKINEEFSFNLNKRVLYKNGKMVDLSAKEVALVECLVTHLNSYVSMEELRDLVWNDKDIEGADIRMHVLKIRNKTTNDFIISKRRIGYKIDAQEL
- a CDS encoding sensor histidine kinase, with the protein product MHKSFKIQIIATFVIMSLFCFQSFVILNLSQKNSTSKALFGAMKHENIIKNSFLKNENIAISLKYKFAIYDVNFKPIISTLTKQPSSFKFVTLEEDGYLFYKSFFIKDKTPYYIVVEKELDNKKNIFLTAIMLLVILVAVLFIVYFLYLSSVKPYKEFQKYMNNFFNDAMHELKTPLGVAGMNLEMLGLENKYITRIKNALKQMQITYEDVEYFIKRGYIKFPLERLNIGEYVKERVKFLSSVADVKSIEIKTNLASDAFTMLSKVEAQRIIDNTITNAIKYSQKESEILINLSFENERIKLSVQDFGKGIKDVKKVWKRYVREDEIQGGFGLGLNIVSEICQKHGITYGVDSVYGEGSTFYYKFKRA
- a CDS encoding HIT family protein, translating into MIYEDKFIKIEREDNELPWIKIFTIKPFRELSDCDEASRARLFEAILVAEKAMLEFYKPTKINIASFGNYVPRVHIHVIARFSSDAFFPDSVWANPKRKSELALPEFNKFAKFLEEKLRASFE
- a CDS encoding AI-2E family transporter is translated as MNNRLFFGIFVFCALALVVYLFKPYLLDIFIAALLAVAVSNVQIAFLSLTKNRKTLSSALTTSVLLCLFIAPLLYAVVEIAKYAAGFDINNVTKTIEFIKNYDFRMPESINFLEPKIKEFIGGLDIKMLFSQLATNLASLGKLSLKFGVDMIIILVFFFFCNLYGNELISYLKYALPLKQDDTESILSEVGNVMSVVFYSTIANMIIQGFLFAIVTSFYGYDGVLTGIFFSFASLIPVVGGILAWAPISIYEFANGNTAAAITIAIYTIVVISFAADTLLKPLVIKFINSKLVKIPTKINELLIFFAMLAGITTFGFWGVILGPAIVTFFISTIKLYTLLRERNFV